ACCACCAGCGTGCCGGCCGAGCCGGTAAAGCCCGAAACATACACCCGCGCCTGCCAGTGCTGCGGCAGGTATTCCGACAAATGCGGATCGGCCGAAGGGATAATCCACGCATCAAATGATTGTGTGTTCATAGTTTGGCGCAGAGCGGCCAAACGTTGGGAAGGCGTGTTCATACTGAAACTCTCCGAAAAGTGATATTGCTGTGATTCGTCCGGGGCGGTGTCAATCCACGCCTTCAAGCAGGCGGTTCAACACCGGCACCAACACCAGCAGCACCATGCCTGCCGCCAGTCCCACCGTGCCGATCAAGCGGTAAAACGCAGCGGCATTTTCAGCGGTGAAATATTCCTTAAACAATCGTCCTCCCAGAGTAAAGCCCAGTGAAAATGCCAAAAAGGTCAGCGCAACCATCTGGGTTTTGAAGTGGGGCGGCGCGATTTTGGTAGTCAGCGACAAAGAAATCGGCGAAATGAGCAATTCGGCAATGGTAATGCCCAAAATAACCAGTGCAAACACTGCCAGCGGCATAACCGTGCCCGATGTGATAAACGGCACGAAACACCAATACGATACGCCCAGCACAATCACCGACAACGCGAATTTCAACGGCGTTTTCGGCTGTTTTCTGCCCATTTTCGTCCACATTGCCGCCATCAGGCCGGAAAACAGTATCACCCACAAACTTTGCAGCGAATCTTTCCACGCCACGGGTATGGTAAAGCTGCCGATGCTGCGGTCGGCCGTTTCATCGAAATACACCGTAACCGCAGTAAACACTTGGAACCACAGCGCCCAAAAAATACAAATCGCCGCAAACAGCGGGATATAGGCGGTAATATGACGCTTGTTTTGCGCCTCTACGCCCGAGCCACCGAGCAGGCGCACAAAATAAACCAAAGCCGCCAGAATCACCGCAGCCAGCAGCAAGGTTGAAAAATTATCCAAATTGAGCCAACCCGACCATACCGCTGCCAGCAAAACCGCAACCACACCCGCGGCTGCCGCTGCCGCCGCTTTTCCCTTACCTGCGGGCAGCGGAAACGGCGCCGGCGTAGGCGGCAGCGCTTTGCGCCCGTACGCATATTGCAGCAGGCCCAAAGCCATGCCCACTGCTGCCGCCCCGAAGCCGTAATGGAAACCCAGATTGCTTTGCAGCAGGCCGGTCAGCAGCGGGCCCAAAAAACCGCCGATATTGATGGAAATATAAAAAATCGAAAACCCCGCATCGCGCAGCGGGCGCAACTCTTCGCTTTCATACAGCGATCCCACCATCGAACCTGCCGCTGCCTTCACCCCGCCGCTGCCCAGCGCAATCAGCACCAAGCCGCAAAACAAGCCGGCCACACCCGGGATCAAAGCCAGCACGATATGCCCGGCCATGACCATCATGCCCGCATAAAACAGCGTGCGCTCCGCCCCCCACAAACGGTCGGCCAGCCAGCCGCCCAAAATGGTGGAAAGATAAACGCTGCCGCCGTAAGTGCCGACAATACCGCCTGCCGCCGCCTTATCGATGCCCAAACCGCCTTCGGTGGTTTGATAGTAAAGATAGATCAGCAGGATACCCTGCATACCGTAAAACGAAAAACGCTCCCACAGCTCAATCTGAAACAGCGAGGAAAGCTGCCACGGATGCCCGAAAAACTTACGCTCTTTCTCTACAGGTTGATTCATTGCTTTTCTCCTTGAAACGGCTGCACAGCCGATTTGATTCCGTTTTTTTAATTTAGCAGATAATGCCCTTGCAGAACAGTTTGCCTGCGGGCGGATTCGGCCGTCTGAAACACCGGCAGACCTGCTTTGTTTTTCAGCGTGCCAACCATCCCGTGCACCTTCTGCCCTCATGCCGGAGCACCATACCACGGGCACAGCGGCACCGGAAACGGCACCGGGCCGTTTGAAAAACGGTTTCAGACGGCCAATCCCCGCCGCACCTTCGGCGGTTCCAACGCCCGCGCCCCGACCGCTTCTGCCCGGC
This genomic interval from Neisseria musculi contains the following:
- a CDS encoding oligopeptide:H+ symporter, coding for MNQPVEKERKFFGHPWQLSSLFQIELWERFSFYGMQGILLIYLYYQTTEGGLGIDKAAAGGIVGTYGGSVYLSTILGGWLADRLWGAERTLFYAGMMVMAGHIVLALIPGVAGLFCGLVLIALGSGGVKAAAGSMVGSLYESEELRPLRDAGFSIFYISINIGGFLGPLLTGLLQSNLGFHYGFGAAAVGMALGLLQYAYGRKALPPTPAPFPLPAGKGKAAAAAAAGVVAVLLAAVWSGWLNLDNFSTLLLAAVILAALVYFVRLLGGSGVEAQNKRHITAYIPLFAAICIFWALWFQVFTAVTVYFDETADRSIGSFTIPVAWKDSLQSLWVILFSGLMAAMWTKMGRKQPKTPLKFALSVIVLGVSYWCFVPFITSGTVMPLAVFALVILGITIAELLISPISLSLTTKIAPPHFKTQMVALTFLAFSLGFTLGGRLFKEYFTAENAAAFYRLIGTVGLAAGMVLLVLVPVLNRLLEGVD